In a genomic window of Thermogemmata fonticola:
- a CDS encoding Gfo/Idh/MocA family protein produces the protein MSRLYRLGVLGLTHDHVWSVLREVQASGRVVLVAAADPHEELLARLRQEVSCTTYKDYDSVFERETLDAVYIYSDNSTGAELAVKAAERGWHILVEKPMAADLAGANRMLEAVHRSGVRLMVNWPFAWWPQLQYALQLIQDGVVGNVWQVKYRAAHAGPKAMGCSSFFCDWLFDPQRNGGGALMDYGCYGALLARVVLGMPHGVTAVAGRLGQPDLAVEDNAVLLLSYPHALALAEASWTQVGQLTSGVAVIYGTQGTLLIEPRRGGRLLLANAAHPQGYPLDVPPPPDPTSNATLHFVHAVESGSDFLPLCRSSIGRDVQEILEAGLRSWRTGRQILLPLP, from the coding sequence GTGAGCCGACTGTACCGTCTCGGGGTATTAGGGCTGACGCACGATCATGTTTGGAGCGTACTGCGTGAGGTGCAGGCCAGTGGACGGGTGGTTCTGGTAGCAGCAGCGGACCCGCACGAGGAGTTATTAGCCCGCCTCCGGCAAGAGGTTTCCTGCACGACCTACAAGGATTACGACTCCGTGTTCGAGCGGGAAACCCTGGATGCCGTATACATCTATAGTGATAACTCTACCGGCGCCGAGTTGGCCGTCAAAGCTGCCGAACGAGGGTGGCACATCTTAGTCGAAAAACCGATGGCCGCCGATCTGGCGGGAGCCAATCGCATGCTCGAGGCCGTCCACCGCTCAGGTGTCCGCTTGATGGTCAATTGGCCCTTTGCGTGGTGGCCGCAATTGCAGTATGCTTTGCAACTGATCCAAGATGGAGTGGTGGGCAACGTCTGGCAAGTCAAGTATCGGGCGGCGCACGCCGGGCCGAAAGCAATGGGGTGTTCCTCGTTTTTCTGCGACTGGTTGTTCGACCCCCAGCGGAACGGAGGCGGCGCTTTAATGGACTATGGCTGCTACGGCGCGTTACTAGCCCGGGTGGTATTGGGGATGCCCCACGGAGTCACAGCCGTGGCTGGACGCCTCGGCCAGCCGGACTTGGCGGTCGAGGACAACGCCGTCCTGCTCTTGAGTTATCCCCACGCGCTGGCACTGGCAGAAGCCTCTTGGACACAAGTGGGCCAACTCACTAGTGGTGTGGCGGTAATCTACGGGACCCAAGGCACCCTCTTGATCGAACCTCGGCGGGGCGGGCGACTCCTGCTCGCCAATGCGGCACACCCCCAAGGATACCCCTTGGATGTCCCCCCTCCGCCTGATCCCACCAGCAACGCTACTCTCCACTTTGTACACGCTGTGGAAAGTGGTAGCGACTTTCTCCCCTTGTGTCGCAGTAGCATTGGCCGTGATGTCCAGGAAATTCTAGAAGCCGGCCTGCGTTCCTGGCGTACCGGCCGGCAGATCCTCCTACCGCTTCCCTAG
- a CDS encoding alginate lyase family protein yields MTTAMRRSNNRSALHKGLGGVGLVLLCALLGASGEGDIAKPPKLVPPQRHIRSVEELLRQALDLKHSALDSVRQKVAAGEIQQAALALLDYFRKRSARQDPQVRHWRESTDAAFVDYWKQDAAEFLQRYGKDGRINWRNNNNPPKEQYESFEIRNRLINLAGWTAAANRSDSSELRRKVVETFMDWYRDCPPPELPVSGWWDGHKTGFAWQEIEVALRGRMLLSIFFASLDWKEATPEFHLALLISIHQSLDFLISQYARFGYKPHNHQNIHGMTLLAGGVLLPEMKGSSQWKELGLYILRRHAQTDFHKDGVQIENSPHYHAKVFFVFLDAYEVLRANGATALEMRWLEEHLQRSADFLLYMCDGSGRHVPINDGWHTSDVALLRRAAAVLRRPDLLAITGESPRETWPPASRAFPHAGIASMRDGWHKDALLVILDASGRHSGHWHCGKPNLVIHAGGQPLACDPQMANYDDPSQWKYFKRADAHNTVLVDGLGDSEPSGPWSYQRLSHPRLMAFRSGSFADLAWAATDGFKKLQPPVSCERFVVFIKPHTVWVHDVLRCEQKRRYDWLLHLTPQKPQVLAESQALQTRLPGAVQFDCRPAQMSSALSGPVLRSGLHHDRSYAPQSGFWFPLQYGDLPAPVTEAPYAVWSQEASGTVTFDMVLSLIGEEGKPKPVQPLKMELPAGVTAYRVVCSEGAVTVVFDDRQGGKPEEVQMGNVALRGRVHVSNGQQWLSIP; encoded by the coding sequence ATGACGACTGCAATGCGAAGAAGTAATAACCGCAGCGCTCTCCACAAAGGCCTTGGCGGCGTGGGGCTGGTGCTGCTTTGTGCCCTGCTGGGAGCCAGCGGAGAGGGCGACATCGCCAAGCCGCCGAAACTGGTTCCACCCCAGCGGCACATTCGATCTGTCGAGGAACTTCTCCGTCAAGCTCTGGACCTGAAACATTCGGCATTGGATTCAGTCCGCCAAAAGGTAGCGGCAGGCGAGATTCAGCAAGCCGCTCTGGCTTTGCTCGACTACTTCCGGAAGCGTTCTGCACGACAAGACCCGCAGGTCCGGCATTGGCGTGAAAGCACCGACGCCGCATTTGTGGACTACTGGAAGCAGGATGCCGCGGAGTTCCTCCAGCGTTATGGCAAGGACGGTCGCATCAATTGGCGCAATAACAATAATCCCCCGAAAGAGCAGTATGAAAGCTTTGAGATCCGCAATCGCTTGATCAACCTGGCGGGTTGGACAGCCGCAGCGAATCGGTCCGATTCCAGCGAACTGCGGCGGAAGGTCGTGGAGACCTTCATGGACTGGTACCGCGATTGTCCGCCGCCGGAGTTGCCTGTCAGCGGTTGGTGGGATGGGCATAAGACCGGTTTTGCCTGGCAAGAGATCGAAGTGGCTTTACGCGGGCGGATGCTGCTCAGTATCTTTTTCGCCAGCCTCGACTGGAAAGAAGCAACGCCCGAATTCCACCTCGCCTTGCTAATCTCCATTCATCAATCCCTGGATTTCCTGATAAGCCAATATGCCCGGTTCGGCTATAAGCCCCACAATCATCAGAATATCCACGGCATGACCCTCCTGGCCGGCGGCGTTTTGCTGCCGGAAATGAAAGGCTCCAGTCAGTGGAAAGAACTGGGCCTTTACATCCTCCGCAGGCATGCCCAGACCGACTTCCACAAAGATGGCGTGCAAATAGAAAACAGCCCCCATTATCACGCCAAGGTCTTCTTCGTTTTTCTCGATGCCTACGAGGTTCTGAGAGCCAACGGCGCGACAGCGCTAGAGATGCGATGGTTGGAAGAACACTTGCAGCGCAGTGCGGATTTTTTGTTGTACATGTGCGATGGCAGCGGCCGGCATGTACCGATCAACGACGGTTGGCACACTTCCGATGTCGCGCTGCTCCGTCGGGCCGCTGCGGTTTTGCGTCGGCCGGACCTGCTGGCAATTACAGGAGAATCTCCCAGAGAAACGTGGCCTCCCGCGAGCCGGGCATTTCCCCATGCAGGGATCGCCTCGATGCGCGACGGTTGGCATAAGGACGCCCTGCTGGTCATCTTGGACGCTAGCGGTCGACATTCTGGACACTGGCACTGCGGCAAACCGAACCTTGTCATCCATGCAGGCGGCCAGCCACTTGCTTGCGACCCGCAAATGGCCAACTACGACGACCCCTCGCAGTGGAAATACTTCAAACGGGCCGACGCCCACAATACCGTTCTTGTGGATGGCCTAGGCGACTCCGAACCCAGCGGGCCGTGGAGCTATCAACGCCTGTCCCATCCCCGCTTGATGGCTTTCCGCAGCGGTTCTTTCGCCGACCTGGCCTGGGCGGCCACCGATGGCTTTAAGAAGCTCCAACCTCCGGTGAGTTGCGAAAGGTTCGTCGTGTTCATCAAACCCCATACCGTGTGGGTGCATGATGTGCTCCGCTGCGAACAGAAACGCCGTTACGACTGGCTGTTGCATTTGACCCCGCAAAAGCCCCAGGTGCTCGCCGAAAGCCAAGCTTTGCAGACGCGCCTGCCAGGCGCAGTCCAATTCGACTGCCGCCCGGCTCAGATGTCCTCCGCTCTGAGCGGACCCGTTCTGCGCAGCGGTCTGCATCATGACCGGTCCTACGCTCCGCAGTCTGGATTCTGGTTCCCCCTCCAATATGGCGATCTGCCGGCGCCGGTGACGGAAGCACCTTACGCGGTGTGGAGCCAGGAAGCTAGCGGCACCGTGACGTTCGACATGGTGCTGTCACTCATCGGGGAAGAAGGCAAGCCGAAACCGGTTCAACCCCTAAAGATGGAGTTGCCGGCAGGAGTGACCGCGTACCGGGTGGTCTGTTCGGAAGGAGCGGTGACAGTGGTTTTCGATGACCGACAGGGAGGTAAGCCAGAAGAAGTCCAAATGGGCAACGTGGCTCTGCGAGGCCGAGTCCACGTCAGCAATGGCCAGCAATGGCTGAGCATCCCGTGA